The genomic DNA CCAATCGGCTCGCCCCGCCGAACCGATGTGCTGGATCGGCCCATCGCTCGCCAACAACAGGTTCGCTTGCTTGTTCAACGGAATCGCTCGCGACCCACCGGATGCGAATTCACCATCGTCGCCGTCACCGCGGCGCGACGATCCGCCCGCAGCATGCGATTGTGATTCGGCAACCCAAACGATCCGCGACGCAGCTGGCTGCGTCCCCGAGAACGTTCGCTGCAGTCGGCGATGCGCCTCGGTCGGTTGTTGGATTTGATCGATCACAAATAGCTTGTGACGGGCGTCTCCCGCAGCCAACGTTTTCCCCAAGTTGGCGAACAGCCCTTTTAATTGGCCGTCACACCATGCCCGCAACGCAGGCCCTTCCAAAGAACCGGATTTTGCATCCGCTTTGCCTTGCTTCAACACAGCCGATGCTTCCGCATGCACGCGTGGATCGGTCCCCCACGCAGCACCAGGGAACTGCAGATACGTCTGCTGGTCCACAACCACGGCCACTCCGCCAAACGAAGCATGCCGCGAGTAACCGTCGACCAATTCTTGCACGACCTGTTGGATCGCGGCCTGGACTGCGGGATGCGCGGGATTGTAATACGGGCCTTGGGGGCCTGAATCTGGATAGGCTTCCCACCACGTTTGCTGCTGGTCGTTGCGGAGCCGAATGCTGTGATCGCCGGCAAGAATCTGTTGCTCCAGAGCGGCCAGGGGAAAGTCGAATCGCACGGTCGGGATCAACACCAGCTGATGGCGATCGAACATCCGGAACATCAATTCCAAAACGTCCTTGCGAGGCGAACCGCCTCCATCGGGGATGCGTTCGCCATTGTCATAAAGCATCGACGGTTCGATGTGATTGCTCGGATAGATCGACCCGCCGCGTCCAGCCACGGTGATCATCGCCGCGGTGTAGCCTGCGTTGTTCAGCAGTTGCGCCTGCCGCGCGGTCGATTCCCAATAATATTTCCAGTCCTTCAAATCTTTGGCGGTGGGCGATTGCAGATGCGTTGCCCCGAAACGTGCCCCTGTTTCGGGCGAATCGAGATAGGCGACGACGCCGCGTTGGCCACTGATCCCGCGTGAACTGACCTCCGGCAACGTTGCCGGCCCGGCGTAGATATGCAACCGCGTCGACGAAGGTTGCGACGCATCGCTCCAACGCGTCACTTCGATCGCCACGTCATCGGCGTCGGGCCAGAAGACCAATTGATGTCTTGCCACGGCGCCCGATTGTTCGTCGATGCGAAACTGAGAATCGACCATCACTTGCGGACTTTTCCCGGCGACGCGTAGAACCGACACGTAATATTCGGCGGGCTCGTTCCCCTGGCATTCGAGTTCCAGAATGTGCGGCTTCCCCGCATCGGCTCCGGCGATCCGGACCGCTCGCGTTGTCGCTTGGCCAACGGGATGCCGGTCGGTGCGTGCCGCGTCGCGGCGTGGAGGGGTATCGGCCAGCGCCAGTTGATCCAAATCGACTTCTTCCAGCAGTTTCCAGGCAGTCGTGTCGATCTCATCCGACGGCGCGTTGGATTCATCCACCACCAGCACTTGGACCTTGCGACGGCTGTGCAACAGCGTCCCGTCCCGAGAGGTCGTGTTGCTTGAAGACGTAATCTTCAAATCGATTTCGTACGCCCCTTCGGTCGTTGGCATCGGGATCGCAAAGTCACGCAAGTCCTGAAACTGTCCCAAGGCGTCGGTCATCACATCCTGAGCGACCTCGGCTAGCGGCGTCCCTCCGCGAGCCGGAGTCAGCGTGGCGGCAAAGTGGACCTTCGTATGGGGGCGCGACGGAACTTCATCCAACAACACTTCAAACCGAAACGACTCTCCCGGCGCGAAGATCAGATGCGGCCGCGAATAGATAAGCTTTGTCGGCAGTGGTTCGACGTGAGCTTTCACGACCAGACCACCTGGCAATTCAAAGACGGCGGCGGTCTTGCCAAGCGTTGCCAAATCGACCTGATGAGTTTTCGCCGCGGTATCGGCCGCCTGATCTCCTTGCAATCCAAACATCAGCCGCGTCGAAGATGTCAATTCCGATTCAAACGCAAAACCACCTTGAGTGTGGGGGGTGGCGGCGAAGACGTCGATCTCGTCGCCAGCCTGTTGGACGGCGGCCACTTCGTCTCCAACGATCCCAAGACGCCTGAAGTTGATGATCTCGCTGCCATCGAGCGCGAACTTGCCGGTCACGCGTTGCGGCCGCTTGCTCTCCCACTGAACCCAAACGCGTTTGTAACCGACCGACTGAACTGCCTTGGCTGCGGCCCGGCGTTGATCCAACACCTCTTGGAAGGGTTGTACCGCGGGACGCTTTTCCGCGACACGCGTCGGCTGCGCAAAGGGCTGCGGCGGAGCAGCGTGGAGCACGGCGCCACCGATCCAACATGTGACAAAAAGAGCTCGAGTGATTGGAAACCGTTGGTTCATTGTATTTCTACCCGATCGGCGAATCGAACCGCCAACACATTCCTTTAGAAGAACGCCCGACGACGGGCCTCTCCCCCAAATCGGTATCGTCGGCACAGTCGGTGGCAAATCAGGCGAAGTCGGTGCGTTCGATACCATCCCTACCAGAGGAGGTTTGGGTCGTTCGGGTCAGGCAAGCTGTATTTTGCTATCGCTGGCCATTTGTCACCCGATCGCTGCCCGTTCACGCCTCGGAAGTCACGGGACCGGCTTGCATCCGGCTCGGCGGCCGACCGATAATGGGGAGCGGGCGAATCGCGGCGATCGCTCCCTTGGAATCGAACCCGCCGCAACCACAACGCGGAAGGATTGGCCACGCGGAAACTTTAGGGACCCGACGCATGACACCCAAACGACCGCTTCGCTACGAATCACTCGAAGGCCGACGACTGCTTGCTGGGGATCTCATTTCCACGCCTGTTTTTGCGACCGATTCGATCGATGTCGAACATCGCACGCATCCGTTGATAGCGGCGGAGGCGGTGGAATCGTCCGCAATCCTGGTCCCCCGCGATGCATCGATCGACGGGTTGATTCACGAAGCAGATGGCCGCGTGGTGGTCGTCGACAGTTCCCATCGCTCGGGCTTTGCCAGCCAGCTGTGGATCTTTGACCGCGACGCCAACGGATCGTTGGGACCCGCCCGGGATGTCGTCGACCCAGGCTTTCATGTCGATCGGATGTTGATCTCCGGCAACCAAGCGATCCTGTTCGGAACGCAATGGTCGTGGAATCAGGGAGTCGGAGCTTCCCACGCATCCCCAGACGACCAACCGCAAACGTTGGTGGCAACGATCGATCTGCCCACGGCAGACGCTGCCGCTGGCCCGGCGATCCACCAAACCGTTCCCGGCATTCTGAAGGAACTGCATCACAACGAACAGCAATTGATCTTGGTGACACAAACGTTTGCATCGGCCAGCGAAATGGCATCCTCGCTACCAGCCCACGAAACGGTGTACACGTTCGCCATCACCGCCATGGGGCTAGCCGCGGTCGCCCTGCAACAGATCGAACCGGGCAACCTCCGCGTGCGTGGAAACCGACTGTTCAACCTGACGACGCGCACCGATTCTCCACGAGCCGTGCTCGGACCGGATGCCTCTCCGCACAACGCGGTTACGCAATTTGCGATCGACAGCCAATCGATCGATCCGGTGGCGCAGATCGAAATTGGCAGTGGTTGGATCGGTAGCTTTGAAATCACCAGCGACCAAACGGCCACGGTCATCCGATCCAAGCAAACCGGGGGTGCGGCGATCATCACGGCTGTCGACATCTTGGATCTGTCGGGGGACACGGTTCGGTTATTCGATTCGTTATCGGTTGCCAACTTTGCGGGCTATGTGATCGCCGCCCAGCCCGACGTGGTTTTGCTGTACGATCCCGCCATGCCCGATGGGTTGGTCGTGGTCGACACCCAACCGCAGCAGCTCAAAGCGGACGACCGCGTTCGCCGTATCAAAATCGATTCCAATCTGACGCTCCATCCCGAAGGAGTGCGATTGTCGAACGATCGCGTTGTGATTCTGGCAACCCGTCCACAGCACGCCGACCCGATCGACCGCTTGCGCGACCTGTCCCTCGATGGCCGGCAACCTGCCCAGGCGATGCTGCTGACGATCTCCTTGCAGCAAGCGAGCTTGGTGGCAATCAGCCCGTTGGGCAACGTCCACCAACGACCGATTCACCCGATGCTGCGATTGATCGACAAAGCGACGCGGCGCATCGGCCTGCTGATCGACCACCAAGATGCCGCCGATGCCCAAAGTGCGGGATTCCTGTATGGCCAGATCGATGAGGAAGGAAAATTTGCCGTCGAGGGGATCGTTCCCGACCTGCAAACTCAAGACGAAATCGATGTCGACGCTTCACGCCTACTGGCTCGCAGCGATGGAAGACTGATTCAGCACCGCTGGGACCAGCCCGATCAACCGACGCGACTTGTTCCCCTGGCAACCTCCAAGGGGGCAGATGGCGAACGGGACCAATGACCCGCAAACGGCCCCAACGGGTGCGCCGGCATACGGCTCCACGAACGTAACGAGCAGTGCTGCCGAGGGCTCCTGAAAGGCTAGGGCGCGACCTGATCGATCTTCGCCGCCAGGATGAAATCGTTTTCGCTCAGCCCGCCGATCGCGTGGGTGCTCAGTTCGATGTTGACCTTTCGGTAGCCGATCAGGTGGACGTCGGGATGGTGCCCGTCCTCCTCCGCCACTTCCGCCACGCGGTTCAGGAACTCCATCCCCTGCACAAAGTGCTTCACATTCCACTGCTTGCGAATCCATTTCCCGTCGTCGGACAACTGCCAGCCCGGAAGATTCTGCAGCTGCTCCTGGGCTTCGGCCGCCGAACAAGGGTCCACTCCCCCCTCGCACGGCTTACATTTTTTCTTCGCCAATTGATCCATTGAACTGATATCCATCGAGAGAACCTTTCGATTGTGAGAAATGAACCGACCTATCTCTCACTGTATGGCGATCCGGAAAGCCTTGGCAAGGATCTCGGCACGAGATTCGCTGATGATTCAGGTCGGCTTGAAATCCGCATGCCAAATTGACACTTTCCGCCGTTGCGCTACAATTTTGTTCTTCGATGGACAGTTCGACCAAGCATCGAATTTCTAAAACGCATGTTCTCAGAGGCGGCATCGGCTGCCTCGATCACACCAAACTGGAGTAGTAGTTATGGCTGGAAACGTAGCCGAATTCACCGATCAAAATTTCGACACCGAAGTGCTCCAGTCGGATGCGCCTGTTCTGGTCGATTTCTGGGCGCCCTGGTGCGGTCCCTGCCGTCAGATCGCGCCGATGATCGAAGAACTGGCTGGTGAAAACCCCGATCTGAAAATCGGTAAGGTCAACATCGACGAAAACCCCGGCGCTGCACAGAAGTACGGCGTCAGCAGCATCCCAACCATCTTGGTCTTCAAGAATGGTGAGATCTCCGAAAGCTTCGTCGGCGTTCGCCCGAAGGGTTCGCTGCAAGCGGCACTGGATACCGCCAAGGCGTAACGCCTGCGGAATCGATCGCTGAGCGGGAAGGTGCCCCGAGCGACAGGATTGTGATCCCACGGAGAGAGACGGCCGCAGGCTGCTTTCTTCCGTGGCGTCACCGATTAGACTGTCCTCTGCTCACCTTGGGCCTTCGATTCCCTCCTGCACAGGTGTATCCGACTGTGACCTCCCACCCCGCCTTCCCCTCCCTCCGTTTGTTTCGCTCCGCACCGTTCTCTGCCGCGCTGCTTATTGCGATTCTCGCCCTCGTCTGCCTGCCCAATTTCTCCGCGGCACAGGACAACCCCGCCGATAAACTGATCTTTGATGGTCGGTTGCTGTTGCCTGCTGGAACGCTGGAGATCGACCAACCGTTGGAGATCGATCTGTCGAAGACCGGTCCGCTGCATATCGTTGGCCAAGGTCATTCGCGGATCGTGATGAATGGCCCCGGCCCCGCAATCCGGATCACGGGGACGCTCAAAGGAACCGCCGATCCGAAAACGATCAAGCCGCAGGTCTTTGAAAAAGAGAACGCACCGCTGATCGCCGGTTTCGAAATCATCGGCAATCACCCCGAAGCCGACGGGATCGAACTGGTCGGTGTGATGCAGCCAACGATCCGCGATCTGACGATTCGCAAATCGCGGCACGCGATCCGATTGACCTCGCGGAACCGCAATCTGATCGTCAGCGATTGCCACCTGTATGAAAACAGCGGCGCCGGGGTCTACTTCGACCACCTCAGTTTGCACCAAGCCAACATCGTCGGTTCGCACATCAGTTACAACGCTGCGGGAGGGGTCGTGATCCGCGGCGGCGATGTCCGCAACGTCCACATCTCCGGCTGTGACATCGAAGCGAACATGGGGACTCCCGACGCTCCGGCGGCCGCCAACGTGCTGCTGGATTCCGAAGAGGGAAGCATCGGCGAGGTGGCGATCACCGGCTGCACAATCCAACACACCCACCACGCCAAGGATTCGGCCAACATCTGGATCGACTTACAAAGCAACCGGCAGAAGTTCACCGAAGAACTGCGGCACGGTAACGTCACGATCTCCGGCAACATCCTGTCCGACGTCCAGCACAATATCTACGTCCAGAACACCCGCGGCGTGGCGATCACCGGCAACACGATCTGGAAGGGATACGACCGCAACATCCTGCTGAAAAAATGCGAGGCGATCGTCGTCTCGGGGAACACCTTCGACCGCAACCCGCGATACGGTTACGGCGATGGCGGCGACGCCAAACTTGGAATCCGGCTGACCCAATGCAGCGGATGCCTGCTGGTCGCCAACGCGATCAATGGCGTGGGCGATGTCGACGGAGCGATCGAACTGCACCGCTGCAGCCAGATCGTCGTCAGCCAATCGACGATCCGCGGCTTCCCGAAATCAGGGGTCCTGTTGGACGATTGCGTCCAATCGATCGTCAACAACTGTATCGTCACCGAAGAAAATGCAGCCGCCGAAGCGATTCGCCAGATGGGGGGCGAGGGGAATCGGATCGCGGAAAACACGATCGTCGAGACCCCCTGAAATCCCCAACAGGGTTATCCAGTGTTTTAATCTTAGGTATCAGCCGAAGCGCAAACATTTATTAGCCCTGATTCCCCAACACCCCAAGTTGTCGGTCTTTCGAGGGTGTGCGACAATGCGTTCAGAAGGGACCTTCTGAATTCGAGATATTGCAAGCAGCGAGGAGCCGCGAGTGGAGATTTGGCCAGCGATTGATTTGCGTGGTGGCAAATGCGTTCGTTTGAAACAGGGTGATTACGCCCGCGAGACCGTCTTCAGCGACGAGCCGGCCACGATGGCGCGGCAGTGGGTCAGCCGAGGCGCCCAGTTCCTGCACTTGGTCGATCTGGACGCCGCTCGCGGCGCACCGATCCCCGAAAACCGACAAGCGATCGCCGACATCCTGCACGCTGTCGATGTTCCCTGCCAATTGGGCGGCGGCGTTCGCGATGACGCGGCGATCGATGACCTGTTTGGTCTCGGACTGTCGCGTCTGATCGTCGGCAGTGCGGCGCTGAAGCAGCCCGATTGGTTCGCGCGGATGTGCGATCGCTATCCCAAACGGCTAGCCGCCGGAATCGATGCCCGCGACGGCATGGTCGCTACCGATGGCTGGTTGGAAACAAGCCAACGATCGGCTGTCGATCTGGCGAAGGATCTTCGCAGCAAGACCGAAAACATCGCGGCGATCATCTACACCGACATCGCCAAAGACGGCATGCTTTCGGGGCCCAACCTGGAAGCGCTGGCAGAGATGCGGGCCGCGACCGACATCCCCGTGATCGCCAGCGGTGGCGTGACAAC from Rosistilla carotiformis includes the following:
- the hisA gene encoding 1-(5-phosphoribosyl)-5-[(5-phosphoribosylamino)methylideneamino]imidazole-4-carboxamide isomerase is translated as MEIWPAIDLRGGKCVRLKQGDYARETVFSDEPATMARQWVSRGAQFLHLVDLDAARGAPIPENRQAIADILHAVDVPCQLGGGVRDDAAIDDLFGLGLSRLIVGSAALKQPDWFARMCDRYPKRLAAGIDARDGMVATDGWLETSQRSAVDLAKDLRSKTENIAAIIYTDIAKDGMLSGPNLEALAEMRAATDIPVIASGGVTTVEDVRQLTAQNTYACIIGRALYDGCLDLPAALAAVTEVLQASGGDSSNA
- the trxA gene encoding thioredoxin, translated to MAGNVAEFTDQNFDTEVLQSDAPVLVDFWAPWCGPCRQIAPMIEELAGENPDLKIGKVNIDENPGAAQKYGVSSIPTILVFKNGEISESFVGVRPKGSLQAALDTAKA
- a CDS encoding right-handed parallel beta-helix repeat-containing protein, which encodes MTSHPAFPSLRLFRSAPFSAALLIAILALVCLPNFSAAQDNPADKLIFDGRLLLPAGTLEIDQPLEIDLSKTGPLHIVGQGHSRIVMNGPGPAIRITGTLKGTADPKTIKPQVFEKENAPLIAGFEIIGNHPEADGIELVGVMQPTIRDLTIRKSRHAIRLTSRNRNLIVSDCHLYENSGAGVYFDHLSLHQANIVGSHISYNAAGGVVIRGGDVRNVHISGCDIEANMGTPDAPAAANVLLDSEEGSIGEVAITGCTIQHTHHAKDSANIWIDLQSNRQKFTEELRHGNVTISGNILSDVQHNIYVQNTRGVAITGNTIWKGYDRNILLKKCEAIVVSGNTFDRNPRYGYGDGGDAKLGIRLTQCSGCLLVANAINGVGDVDGAIELHRCSQIVVSQSTIRGFPKSGVLLDDCVQSIVNNCIVTEENAAAEAIRQMGGEGNRIAENTIVETP
- a CDS encoding 4a-hydroxytetrahydrobiopterin dehydratase; protein product: MDISSMDQLAKKKCKPCEGGVDPCSAAEAQEQLQNLPGWQLSDDGKWIRKQWNVKHFVQGMEFLNRVAEVAEEDGHHPDVHLIGYRKVNIELSTHAIGGLSENDFILAAKIDQVAP
- a CDS encoding alpha-amylase family protein, whose amino-acid sequence is MLHAAPPQPFAQPTRVAEKRPAVQPFQEVLDQRRAAAKAVQSVGYKRVWVQWESKRPQRVTGKFALDGSEIINFRRLGIVGDEVAAVQQAGDEIDVFAATPHTQGGFAFESELTSSTRLMFGLQGDQAADTAAKTHQVDLATLGKTAAVFELPGGLVVKAHVEPLPTKLIYSRPHLIFAPGESFRFEVLLDEVPSRPHTKVHFAATLTPARGGTPLAEVAQDVMTDALGQFQDLRDFAIPMPTTEGAYEIDLKITSSSNTTSRDGTLLHSRRKVQVLVVDESNAPSDEIDTTAWKLLEEVDLDQLALADTPPRRDAARTDRHPVGQATTRAVRIAGADAGKPHILELECQGNEPAEYYVSVLRVAGKSPQVMVDSQFRIDEQSGAVARHQLVFWPDADDVAIEVTRWSDASQPSSTRLHIYAGPATLPEVSSRGISGQRGVVAYLDSPETGARFGATHLQSPTAKDLKDWKYYWESTARQAQLLNNAGYTAAMITVAGRGGSIYPSNHIEPSMLYDNGERIPDGGGSPRKDVLELMFRMFDRHQLVLIPTVRFDFPLAALEQQILAGDHSIRLRNDQQQTWWEAYPDSGPQGPYYNPAHPAVQAAIQQVVQELVDGYSRHASFGGVAVVVDQQTYLQFPGAAWGTDPRVHAEASAVLKQGKADAKSGSLEGPALRAWCDGQLKGLFANLGKTLAAGDARHKLFVIDQIQQPTEAHRRLQRTFSGTQPAASRIVWVAESQSHAAGGSSRRGDGDDGEFASGGSRAIPLNKQANLLLASDGPIQHIGSAGRADWIPRIAASDPDLIVHALPDLSLGRIDARRNLFAAFGTLPCGRFDPIKRSKDADPTVMLRSAASTVARYGYIINNSAWATDVQIRFDDLADVKVQTVCDAAIERPSDNVWQVRVAPFDIVSFRVPKADVQIVDWSMQRDQADAKEMRQWLTTLDRHLDAAKNLQLEESTLLPNADFAEVDSQDSIVGWDLAHGAGMTLELVQDDSETDRALCIQTETPRGWPTPPIGWARSQTFASPESGRMLCIARVRAEDDFAKTRLKMVVNGQIGDRVYEESIWIDGSMPTSERRGHELATDSPYRQAGIQILDIASNPENRLQVSFEVHDGGKVWIDQVAIFDRFMTSEEVADVQSMRDAAFAGIRESDFGPFLALKRSRASDTLLTQVPVVLSDLPPSSELEPREVVASLTDAASESPALSPLLASSEPDVGDSEDRSKPTATVAAGQSSRRTAANTAPLGKATPLVNMSRRAAKVDALDALDFGMIGSEPVPPSSRTFAPVALATTEAKQTQAAQHLHVSDRTPVAKPSLGQRIARWFRGDSDSAAEAASPVPVSDGQAEADDAGERISGFQFWKSRKK